In Pyrus communis chromosome 11, drPyrComm1.1, whole genome shotgun sequence, the sequence GTTGTCTTTGTAGGATTGATGGTCCGGATGTAGAACTCTCCCGTCATCCCTCCCTCTCTCACAGAGTCACGTACACATTTAATTTAGGACACACGTACACAGTTCAGTTTAGATTGCAAAAGGAATCATATTTCAATAAAACCCTTGAGAGAAAATGGAGTAAACCTATAAACTGGAAGGATATCAAGTGTTTGCACACATTTATTTGCCTGGGCTGGAGACATGCTAATGATAACAATTCTAGTGTGTTAATTTCCCGTTTGTTTTTGCAGGTTTTATGTGGCTGAAGTTCTTCTTGCATTGGAGTATTTGCATATGCTCGGGATCATTTACAGAGACCTCAAACCAGAGAATGTTTTGGTGAGGGAAGATGGACATATAATGCTTTCAGATTTCGACCTTTCTTTAAGATGCGCAGTTTCCCCCACCCTGGTGAGATCTTCAAACTTAAGCTTGGAGACAAAGAAGTCAGCATATTGTGTTCAGCCTGCATGCATACAGCCAACTTGTGTGATGCAGCCAGATTGCATTACCCCCACATGTTTTGGTCCACGTTTTTTCACGGGCAAGCCCAAGAAAGATAAAAAGAccaaagtgaagaagaataataATGATGTCCACAATCAAGCGAGCCCTCTCCCTGAGCTCGTTGCAGAACCAACGAGTGCTAGATCAATGTCCTTTGTGGGAACACACGAGTACTTGGCACCTGAAATCATTAAAGGTGAAGGCCATGGCAGCGCTGTGGATTGGTGGACATTTGGGATCTTTCTCTACGAGCTTTTGTTTGGAAGAACTCCATTCAAGGGGCAGGGAAACCGGGCTACTTTGTTTAATGTGGTTGGCCAGCCGTTAAGATTTCCAGAGTCGCCTTCTGTCAGCTTTGCAGCCAGGGACCTGATCAGAGGTTTACTCGTAAAAGAACCACAGCATCGTCTTGCATATAGGAGGGGAGCAACAGAAGTTAAACAGCATCCGTTTTTCCAAAGCGTGAATTGGGCACTAATTCGCTGTACAACTCCACCTCAGGTGCCAAAGCACTACATTCTCGAGACTCCTGATACTCCGAAAGAACCCATGAACGGGAAGATGCCGGGCGTTGATCTGAAGCCATCTGGTAATTATTTAGAGATCGATTTCTTTTGATTCTTAACCTTTGTTTCCCTTTGATGAAAAACAAGTCTCCCAACTGATTCCTGTGGTTGCTACATGTACACAATGGTTCCTTTCCATTGCAAGGATTACAATTTGGTAAATTCCTGAGATTGAAGAAATGCAATTGCATTGGAAAAATGAGGAATGAATACCTAATTCAATTCGTTACCGTATTGTCCTTCTTTTGGCCTGTATACTGCTCGGAACAGTCAAATAGGTCCGGCCAACAAGATGTTTTCCGATTAGGGTTGTAATTTGACACTGCTAATACTATTTCCTTGCTTTCAACATAAATAATTGAAAGAGAAACTTAAACAACACAGGCAGATGTTGCTTTATCGCAGCAGCGGAAAGCTATAATGTCTATGCACCCTGGTGCAGGGGTTCgattaacatttaacaatttaacccaCTAATATTACTGTTTgtcaaaaaagaaaacacaaagaTATAACAAGGATTAAATCTTACACATTATTTAATAGAAATGATTTTTACGCATCTCTTTCCTTTCATAGACATACATTCTTTACAATCCCTTAAATGTCGACCATCCCctatattttattgaattattgTTGAAAATAACAAGAGAGTGGTCAACAACGGCAAGGATAGGAGACTCACCCATATATGTGCGaggtttaatattttatttaattgaaacaACATCACaagaataatataatatattacgGCTCCAGTAGGGCCTTCTAGTATGCTTCTCTCCTCGTTATCCTTTAAAGCGAAATGAAACCTTCGGAACAAGCTTTGCCCTTCTCCTCACGTCTTGCTTGGACTTTATCGCACCGAATTGAGACAAGATCCTGAGCATCCAAAACTCAAACgtgaaaaatcaaaataaaaacgtCATTGCATTGacaaattaaattgaatattagttcaccaaataaacaaattaaatcgAGTATTAAAAGTCGATctcaagaaataaataaaagaaacaattaGAAGTTGTCCACGTTGGGCTAAAGGCTCGACTTAATCAACGAAATGACCGGGCTGTTTCATGACAGAATGTGGAGGCCCAATTGCTGGTCGCCACGTCACCAAGGAATCTACAGGCAGCAGGGAATCACAAAAATATAATTGGTGGTGCACCGTTGGGTGATTTAGACCGACGCGCTTGTACCCCACTGCCCGGGTGCAGAGAGTGGGTCCTCCTCCGTTTGTAGGACCTTCCATTTTTGCGTGCACGAAATATCTTTTAGCTCCTTTTTATATAATCTCGGAGAGATTAAAAGGAGGAATATACATCAACATCAACAAGAAATCAAATGGGAAGTTTAAAGGTCTATAGATCAAGTTTACTTGTGTTACAAGTTTACTTTCGAATAAAATTAGCATTCCGCAAGtggttctttttatttatttatttattatttttgttagttgtgtttcaaaaataataaatgaatTACTCACAGCTCCACTATATGagattattttttgtaaattttgtttcttattttttgaatCTTAATGTGAGAGGGGTAATTTAGGTGTTAGATTCTTCATTTTTGTCTTCTccctttatttatatatatatatatatattactatttaatatttatgttgGTATATGTCAATAGTGGCACGTGAGGCAtaacaaattatttatttaaaacaacCTCATTTTAAATTGATAAAAGTTACAAACGCTTGTAGGGGTCTCACAAATACTAGTTAATAATTGAAGAAATTGTACTAATGATCCatcaattttaatccaattcaaGTAATGTTTCCTCATCTGAACCATTTGTTATttaacttatcaaaacgtgcaactatgATCATTTTTATCAATTCCGTTATAACTTCCTTCAAAATGAGTCACATGCAATGCACACAAAGCTGAATCAAGGagcaaatatgaaaaaccaaatgaaaagaaTTGAAGTAAtagttcctcaactttaactcattTAGAAAAATAGTCCTTCAATTTTATACCAATTGGAGTAATGGCGCcccaactttaactcaattgtagcaatatCATTTcaacatgactcattttgatgaaattaacgTAAATGACCATAACTGCACTTTTTAGTAAGGTAAAATAccatttttacaaatttttcttaataattgACATGTGTTAGGGACAATCACTTGAATACGGCTTATTCAAAAAAATGACTCGTATCGTATACGGCTTTTTGACTATTTATTGCATTTTTAATTGAAACCGAAAATTCAGCAATAATTGCTATTGAAGCGAGTTGTGCACACGCTCTCATACACTATACCACGCGCTTGATCCCCAAGCACAGTACCCCACTCCCATTCACCGTCCAGTCCCACAAGTCCCGATCCCGATCTTCAGAAACCTCATCGTGAGCCGTATGCGCACTGCGCACCTACGCCCATACCGACACCACCGTTCCCTCCTCAGCCTCCTCATATTATCAACACCAACAACCAAACAACAacgctctttctctctcatcttttCCCTGTCTACTCCTCCAACTTCAACCCTCTCAAAACCCCTTCCTCCTCCGCCTCCGCCTCCTCGAACTGTAGCAATGGCCTCCGACGACCTCGCCGCCGCCGTTCCCGCGGCAGAAGACGAGACGTACGGTTTCAAGAGATCGGAGATGTTCAAGGAAAAGCTTGCCGGCACAGTCAACGCCTACGACCGCCACGTCTTCCTCTGCTACAAGAGCCCCGAGGCCTGGCCGTCGCGCGTCGAAGGCTCTGAGTCCGATCCGCTCCCTAAGTTCTTCGCCTCCGCTCTCAAAGCTCGCAAGAACGACATAGCCGTTAAGGTCCGTTTTCCAGCTCAATTCGTCGGCGTTTCTGATCGCTTTTTCTTGCCGTTTCTTATTTCCTGGAGATACTGAGTTCTGGTGTTGAGCTGAGTTGACTCCGttactttgtttctttgtttttgatAGACGTTGCTGACAGTAATTGAAGGACGCGAAGGAACTGAGTTTTCCGACGGCGATGTGTTGATTTTCCCGCAAATGATCAAATACAAGTAAATTCACGTTGATTTCTTGAGGTTTTTGTTCTGTATTGCTTTAATTTTAATCGGAATTTATAGGATTTAGATAATTGACCAGTGAGCGGTGTTTTGATGCCTCAGATTTGCTTTATTTGACTTGGAGATTTCGATGATTGCTAGCTAGAGATAGAGTTTATGATTTTCCGATTTCAAGTCACAAATCGACCTAATTTAGTGTGTTttggagatttttcatggaattgaTTGAATGCAAGTTACGACCGCATTTAGTGTTTTATTTCTGTTTCGACTTTTCTTTTGATTACGAAATTGTGCTGAATTTACTGAACTAAATAGATAATTAGATGTATTAGCTTCTGAAATTAGTTATAGAAATTGAATTTAATGCTAAGTTTATGACTAATTCCTTGTCTTACAAGGAATTGAAGAGTTTTTCGTTATTGTTTCCTGTAAATTCCTTTTTGTGATTCTGAGGTTGCTTTTGTTTCTTGATCAAAGGGGCTTGAAAGAGTCGGATGTGGACAACTTTGTTGACGATGTCCTTGTGAATGATAAACCATGGGCTTCTGGAGTGCAAGAGGCATTGACTGGCTCCCATGTATTTGTATGTGCACATGGTAGTCGAGATAAAAGATGTGGTGTTTGTGGACCTGTTCTGATTGATAAGTTCAAAGAGGAGACTGAGTTGCGAGGACTGACGAATCAGGTGTTTGTTATTCCTTGCTCTCACATTGGAGGCCACAAGTATGCTGGAAACTTGATTATTTACAGCCCAGGTTCAGATGGAAGCATAACAGGCCACTGGTAATATCCGGATCataacaatttaaaatttatcatATTGGACTGGATGAAGGAATTTGAGTAGTCTGTATTACAAATTGCAGGTATGGCTACGTCACTCCTGATGATGTGCCGGAATTGCTTGATCAGCATATTGGGAAGGGAGAGATCATAGAGCGACTTTGGaggtttgtgtgtttttaatttTGCCTACTGCCTTCCGATGAAAATTTCACTGAAACTGAAGCTTCTGTTTTATTTTCTACGGCTGATTATTTCTAGTCTTGTATGATAGATTAGCGATATAGAGTTACATTAACATGGAGGAACTTTTATGGAGCGTAGCATTCCTCTGGGTATTAGGTATATAACATTTGACTATCATGTTACTGATTCTGCGAAGATTAGAATCGTAAGGAAATTTAGGTAAGTGAACTTGTCAGAAGTATCATCACCACACATTGAAAAACAAACAGTCAAGGAGATATTTGTTCTTATTTCTATTTCATAGGATGAGTGCATTTTGTTTAGATTCTCATATGCAAGGAAATGGTAACGTTTTTCTTTCTGTCAAGGTGTGTGTTACCTTCATGGGATGAATAGTTGATAGCTAGATCATCTCAGTGAACCAAATCAGACAACTCTTTTTATTAGTAAACCAAACCAGAGTGGTTTTCAGGAAGGGGAGATGGGGTCAAGGAGGCACTAGACAGAGATGGGGAAAGCAAAGCAGATCTAGTCTGCGTTACTTAATTGCTATTAACGAAACTTAGAATTGAATCTTTAAATAGCTGAACACGAAATTCAATTTCATTCATTACAGGGGCCAAATGGGAGCATCTTCTGATGAAGCTATAAAAATAAATGGCCCGAGGCTTCCAAATGGAGGAGAAAGTAAGAAAATCGAGGAGAAGCCCCAAGAAAATGGCAACCAGACTCACCAAGAAAACGTCGATCAGATTCAGAGTAATGAGAACTTTTCGGGCTGTTGCCAGGGTGCTGATAGTAATGGATTTACATGCTGCAAAGAAGTAAGTTTGGAGCAGAAAGGTGGAAGTGAGGAAAAGAAGCTGAAAGAGACCACAGAGGCGTGTGCCAGGAAGC encodes:
- the LOC137708002 gene encoding uncharacterized protein encodes the protein MRTAHLRPYRHHRSLLSLLILSTPTTKQQRSFSLIFSLSTPPTSTLSKPLPPPPPPPRTVAMASDDLAAAVPAAEDETYGFKRSEMFKEKLAGTVNAYDRHVFLCYKSPEAWPSRVEGSESDPLPKFFASALKARKNDIAVKTLLTVIEGREGTEFSDGDVLIFPQMIKYKGLKESDVDNFVDDVLVNDKPWASGVQEALTGSHVFVCAHGSRDKRCGVCGPVLIDKFKEETELRGLTNQVFVIPCSHIGGHKYAGNLIIYSPGSDGSITGHWYGYVTPDDVPELLDQHIGKGEIIERLWRGQMGASSDEAIKINGPRLPNGGESKKIEEKPQENGNQTHQENVDQIQSNENFSGCCQGADSNGFTCCKEVSLEQKGGSEEKKLKETTEACARKHASGKLSSLIGKWEQSDVLAAAAVVGAVATVAVAYSFYRRSG